A genomic window from Gossypium hirsutum isolate 1008001.06 chromosome D12, Gossypium_hirsutum_v2.1, whole genome shotgun sequence includes:
- the LOC107943592 gene encoding ethylene-responsive transcription factor ESR2, whose amino-acid sequence MEEVVRRLNGIPHVPDPHPHSILNPIQCSASTTAVPTNTTTTSKKRFLKENGGPGGTIKYRGVRRRPWGRYAAEIRDPKSKERRWLGTFDTAEEAACAYDCAARAMRGMKARTNFVYPVTDPHSPNGPFLPPFNFSNPSQLSIGDLNRTRYQFGHSSNRPLFAKPPHSLVHHLPFINGTSSSSLSSSFPTPSVLPATTFFNSSPSSSLWLSDNSTGPFTASTMTLPLKDKNSSVATVVPAPAISTCQADDMGMGLFFPQGPSDSGLLEEIIQGFLPNPTSGNSGLVCSTTSNCTQHSIVSPPTEMSFTGLNLKEIKNESLGFYMDYHPQLESLNGIANSQVVPNSNEIPLGHLQLGQDSMPDDIFQ is encoded by the coding sequence ATGGAAGAAGTAGTTAGGAGACTCAATGGCATCCCTCATGTGCCTGACCCTCACCCTCACTCCATCCTCAATCCAATACAGTGTTCCGCTTCCACCACTGCCGTTCCCACCAACACCACCACCACGTCAAAAAAGCGCTTTCTCAAAGAAAATGGTGGCCCTGGTGGGACCATAAAGTACCGTGGGGTTCGCCGCAGGCCATGGGGCCGTTACGCTGCTGAGATTCGTGACCCAAAGTCCAAGGAGAGGCGGTGGCTTGGGACTTTTGACACGGCCGAGGAAGCTGCTTGTGCCTATGACTGTGCTGCTCGAGCTATGCGTGGAATGAAGGCTCGAACCAATTTTGTTTACCCTGTCACTGACCCTCACTCCCCCAACGGCCCTTTTCTTCCTCCCTTCAACTTCTCTAACCCTTCACAGCTATCCATCGGGGATCTTAACCGCACCCGTTATCAGTTTGGGCACTCTTCAAATCGGCCATTGTTTGCTAAACCTCCTCACTCTCTGGTTCACCACCTTCCATTTATCAATGGAACATCTTCGTCTTCATTATCTTCTTCTTTCCCGACTCCAAGCGTTTTGCCTGCCACTACTTTCTTCAATTCCTCGCCCAGTTCTTCTCTATGGTTAAGCGACAACAGCACTGGTCCTTTTACCGCATCTACTATGACTCTTCCTCTTAAGGATAAGAATTCAAGTGTTGCCACTGTTGTGCCTGCCCCTGCCATCTCAACTTGTCAAGCTGATGATATGGGAATGGGATTATTCTTCCCACAGGGGCCTTCTGATTCTGGGTTGTTGGAGGAGATAATTCAAGGATTCTTACCAAATCCCACCTCAGGGAACTCAGGCCTTGTTTGTTCTACAACCTCAAACTGCACCCAACATTCCATCGTTTCACCACCCACTGAAATGTCCTTCACTGGGTTGAATTTGAAGGAGATTAAGAACGAGAGTTTAGGTTTTTATATGGACTACCATCCGCAGTTGGAGAGTTTGAATGGAATTGCAAATTCTCAAGTGGTGCCAAACAGTAATGAGATACCACTTGGCCATCTACAGCTGGGTCAAGACAGCATGCCGGATGATATCTTTCAGTAG